Proteins encoded within one genomic window of Dyadobacter chenhuakuii:
- a CDS encoding Ig-like domain-containing protein: MKGLFRMLLLLIALTGALNFVAKAQTYNWKPVRIGGGGNVTSIKAHPKVPNLYFITTDVGTPYRWNHAAQKWEDMMWSGKIPTTYWNWEAAAKSGDIAFDPSDVTGNILYATHQTGMGTVPGGGTSPGTVMKSVDRGNTWTDCQLRITVLPNSDQTYTDRIAVDPNNSNVVYVTSRANGTHKSTAAGAVGSWTKVNTTLPDSVSGRFIFFDKSGGVVNGVTRNIFLGGKAGVYRSTDGGNTFALMPGSPAEPRRASISNDGTFFVSRLPKADYRPSGGHSLHKWNGSSWIDITPVAGKEFSGVGVNPSNSNEVIVSTTSTWNHDVAYRSTSGGSQGSWTSMAPATRDVSEAPHSAGDGANGNIGHNVNGFAWDPFNAGHVWFSDMLDVGQTTNVWASRVTWKLRDNGLEEIVVAGPMVCPPSGPNYLVSTTGDVGGFDHKSLDSPPLKGISAWFATQTGCNTSGGAIQYSDPNFIARVGSDGWNGTGIGGYSTNGGGSYVKFPSIPGARGRIAVSATSRKMVWVTQGGLTYYSDNLGTTWTACNGVPNAVLKPGDIYQIWAGMQPLAADKVNGNVFYIYANGKIYKSTDGGVNFAPTAASNLPNVGNVAQMSVETTPGVEGDIWISFSGDGLFHSTDAGQSFTKINPDVIKKPKWVAVGKADTTASASPVIFVSSEGTGINGVSYGVFRSDDNGVTWTTIANPVPGIVSNMAADLHGRVYLGIGGNGIFVGEPAGGPVVSVAVTPAADSVIVGFTKQLKAALTPTYPTNNAISWASSDEAIATVNATGLVTGVAPGVATITVTTQDGGKTAQSSIKVTPTTGVTSVTLDPAINIGLGTSRNLTATVLPAIATNKKVSWASSDTTVARINSSGLVTGLKLGTTTITVTTEDAAKTATSVLTVGTVVVANNCGGPTIGNFVADSPQSGYQWTTSTTTAIDLSAISSPAPADVYRSQRHSGHPLIYSYGNLVPNSLYTVRIHFAEITTTVTAGKRKFNVTGTSVADTLLKNFDIIAQAGGRFKGIVREFSVRSNASGLLNVVFRPIPNFEFPVVSGIEVGLTPVASVAVTPSNAAVGVGDTTRLSATILPAIATNQKVVWSSSNTSVVSVDGTGLVRGVSPGTATITVTTNESQKTASATITASNIAVSGVSLTPTTSVGVNNSVTIVATVQPANATDKTLTWSTSDAGIVSVSQSGVLTGVSPGTANVTVTTQDGNKTASSVVTVSNVLITSVTLNKTSATVGVGDTTSIKAAIAPANASNKTVVWSSSNPSVATVSATGIVTAVAVGNATINATAQDAGGVSSGSAVTVVSAGSCGVLTNNGFESGFVNWIRNPNAAAATIGTSAQSGLKSAVITADQGAINYGKTIPVTGGREITFEVWAKVEATPNPSNASQFILPWWAGIGIDFYDAQGVKITSGTTQFQVHPFDPAKTVYTKYSVTKLAPANAVTIGIWASKAGPSGKLILDDFCLTIAAPPVVAQTVSLDSLVRKTVGDADFDPGAVASSGLPVTYASSDTSVALIANGKIKVVAPGTTVITASQSGNETFSPAEPSSRTLVVSSGLKVLYMDGDNGQVNNNHIKPYLTIANESTVAVPYSELTARYWVTAENFAGINKWVDFAEMGNSKVSMNYVELTKPRNGALGYVEIAFNVSAGNLNPSANSGAIQTRFANTNWADLSESDDYSFKNASAYVANDHITLYRNGKLWWGVEPDTATSVMDLKVYSENKNTNASPASLSTWIKVENKGNVPVDYADLAIRYWFTSDGTASLNHWIDFAALGAANVSGQFAGNQQKVNADTYFELKGAPSLGKLYPLSSTGNIQYRIAKSNWSAFDESNDYSFKAAAPFAENSKITVYYKGQLVYGEEPAAQTNGRFGIVENEVEPAKLTATLMGNPVSSDQAEVVITGANALPLNVTVIDVNGRSLFSKSIPKPADQERHTLPLGKTAGLYLIRVGSSREAVVLKVVRR, translated from the coding sequence ATGAAAGGATTATTCCGAATGCTGCTGCTGTTGATTGCACTGACAGGAGCCCTGAATTTTGTCGCAAAAGCACAGACCTACAACTGGAAACCGGTTAGAATTGGCGGCGGAGGTAATGTAACCAGTATCAAAGCGCATCCCAAAGTGCCTAATCTTTACTTTATCACCACGGACGTAGGCACACCTTACCGCTGGAACCACGCCGCCCAGAAATGGGAGGATATGATGTGGTCCGGTAAGATTCCGACCACCTACTGGAACTGGGAAGCTGCCGCCAAGAGCGGTGATATTGCTTTTGACCCCAGCGACGTAACGGGTAACATTCTTTACGCAACACATCAGACGGGCATGGGCACGGTGCCGGGAGGTGGCACTTCGCCGGGAACGGTCATGAAGTCGGTGGACAGGGGCAATACCTGGACCGACTGCCAGCTTCGCATAACAGTTTTGCCAAATAGTGACCAGACTTACACAGACCGCATCGCTGTTGACCCAAACAACAGTAATGTAGTATATGTAACAAGCCGGGCAAATGGTACCCACAAAAGTACAGCCGCGGGCGCAGTAGGGTCATGGACGAAAGTGAATACTACTTTGCCGGATTCGGTATCAGGCAGATTTATCTTTTTTGACAAAAGCGGTGGAGTAGTCAATGGCGTGACCCGGAACATTTTCCTGGGTGGCAAGGCCGGCGTATACCGCAGTACGGACGGAGGAAATACCTTTGCCTTAATGCCTGGAAGTCCGGCCGAACCGCGTCGTGCGAGCATCAGCAACGACGGTACCTTTTTCGTAAGCCGGCTGCCGAAAGCCGATTACCGTCCATCAGGTGGGCATTCTTTGCATAAATGGAATGGAAGCAGCTGGATCGATATCACACCGGTGGCTGGCAAGGAGTTTAGCGGCGTGGGCGTCAACCCGTCCAATAGCAACGAAGTGATCGTATCAACAACGAGTACGTGGAACCATGATGTGGCTTACCGCAGCACTTCGGGTGGGAGCCAGGGTAGCTGGACGTCGATGGCACCGGCAACCCGCGATGTCTCGGAAGCGCCGCATTCAGCCGGAGATGGAGCGAATGGAAATATCGGCCATAATGTCAATGGTTTTGCCTGGGATCCTTTTAATGCAGGTCACGTCTGGTTTTCGGATATGCTCGATGTGGGCCAGACGACCAATGTGTGGGCAAGCCGGGTAACCTGGAAATTGCGCGATAACGGACTGGAAGAAATTGTCGTAGCCGGCCCAATGGTCTGCCCGCCGTCGGGCCCCAATTATTTGGTTTCGACAACAGGCGACGTAGGTGGTTTCGACCACAAATCGCTGGATTCACCACCTTTGAAAGGAATATCCGCCTGGTTTGCAACCCAAACCGGTTGCAATACATCCGGAGGCGCCATTCAGTATTCAGATCCCAATTTTATAGCACGGGTAGGAAGCGATGGCTGGAATGGTACGGGAATAGGAGGCTATTCGACCAATGGCGGGGGATCTTATGTGAAATTTCCTTCGATTCCGGGAGCAAGAGGCAGGATCGCAGTTTCTGCGACCAGCCGCAAAATGGTCTGGGTTACGCAGGGCGGGCTCACTTATTATTCCGACAACCTGGGTACCACTTGGACAGCCTGCAATGGTGTTCCTAATGCGGTTTTAAAGCCTGGTGATATTTACCAGATCTGGGCAGGAATGCAGCCATTAGCCGCTGATAAAGTGAATGGTAATGTCTTTTACATTTATGCCAATGGTAAGATTTACAAGAGCACCGATGGAGGGGTCAATTTTGCGCCGACTGCGGCAAGCAATCTGCCTAATGTTGGAAATGTGGCGCAAATGAGTGTGGAAACTACACCGGGCGTGGAAGGAGATATCTGGATTTCGTTCTCCGGTGACGGCCTGTTCCATTCCACAGATGCTGGCCAGAGCTTTACCAAAATCAATCCGGATGTGATCAAAAAGCCGAAATGGGTTGCGGTTGGCAAGGCAGATACAACTGCATCTGCCAGTCCAGTGATCTTTGTAAGTTCGGAAGGCACAGGGATCAATGGCGTTTCGTATGGTGTTTTCCGGTCCGATGATAATGGTGTTACCTGGACAACGATCGCTAACCCGGTTCCGGGTATTGTGAGTAATATGGCTGCTGATTTGCATGGAAGAGTGTATTTGGGCATTGGCGGCAATGGCATTTTTGTGGGTGAGCCCGCAGGCGGCCCGGTTGTTTCTGTGGCCGTAACACCAGCTGCTGACTCTGTCATTGTTGGTTTTACAAAACAATTAAAAGCTGCACTTACCCCGACTTATCCCACCAATAATGCCATCAGCTGGGCATCATCTGACGAGGCCATTGCAACTGTGAATGCAACAGGATTGGTTACCGGAGTCGCTCCCGGCGTTGCTACCATTACGGTAACGACGCAGGATGGTGGAAAAACGGCCCAAAGCAGCATCAAAGTTACGCCTACCACCGGTGTGACGAGTGTTACCCTTGACCCGGCCATCAACATAGGATTAGGCACGAGCCGAAATCTGACTGCAACTGTCCTTCCTGCCATCGCAACCAATAAAAAGGTAAGCTGGGCTTCGTCGGATACAACGGTTGCCAGGATAAATTCCAGTGGCTTGGTAACCGGCTTAAAGCTGGGTACAACCACCATTACCGTCACCACGGAAGATGCAGCAAAAACAGCGACCTCGGTGCTGACCGTGGGTACTGTCGTGGTTGCAAACAACTGCGGAGGGCCTACGATTGGAAATTTTGTTGCCGACTCACCGCAGTCGGGCTACCAATGGACTACCTCTACAACAACAGCTATTGATTTGAGCGCCATCAGCTCTCCTGCTCCGGCGGATGTATACAGATCACAGCGCCACAGCGGTCATCCGCTTATTTATTCCTATGGAAATCTGGTGCCAAATAGTCTGTATACAGTCAGAATTCATTTTGCTGAGATCACTACAACCGTTACTGCTGGAAAAAGGAAATTTAATGTGACCGGCACCAGTGTAGCTGACACATTGCTTAAAAACTTTGATATTATCGCGCAGGCCGGTGGAAGATTTAAGGGTATTGTAAGAGAATTTTCGGTCCGTTCCAATGCGTCAGGATTACTTAATGTTGTTTTCAGGCCTATACCGAATTTTGAGTTTCCTGTCGTTAGTGGTATCGAAGTAGGACTCACACCTGTTGCTTCTGTGGCCGTAACTCCGTCCAATGCTGCTGTGGGTGTAGGCGACACAACACGGTTGTCGGCTACGATACTACCCGCCATTGCTACCAATCAAAAAGTCGTTTGGAGCTCCTCCAATACTTCTGTTGTAAGCGTGGACGGAACAGGGCTGGTGAGAGGCGTATCACCTGGCACTGCCACTATCACAGTTACCACGAATGAGAGCCAGAAAACAGCCTCAGCGACTATAACTGCTTCCAATATCGCTGTGAGTGGTGTTTCGCTCACACCTACAACTTCGGTTGGCGTGAATAACTCAGTTACGATTGTTGCTACTGTACAACCCGCCAATGCTACTGATAAAACGCTTACCTGGTCTACATCCGATGCGGGCATTGTTTCAGTGAGTCAAAGTGGTGTATTAACCGGCGTTTCCCCTGGAACTGCAAATGTTACCGTCACTACGCAGGATGGGAACAAAACCGCTAGCAGTGTAGTGACGGTTTCCAATGTTCTGATCACATCGGTTACATTAAATAAAACGTCAGCCACTGTGGGCGTGGGGGATACAACTTCCATTAAAGCAGCGATTGCGCCTGCCAATGCAAGCAACAAAACGGTGGTATGGAGCTCATCCAATCCAAGTGTCGCTACGGTAAGTGCAACCGGAATTGTAACAGCTGTCGCCGTCGGTAATGCTACGATTAATGCCACAGCACAGGATGCAGGCGGTGTTTCTTCCGGTTCGGCGGTAACGGTTGTCAGCGCGGGTTCATGCGGTGTGCTTACCAACAATGGTTTTGAAAGTGGTTTTGTAAACTGGATTAGGAACCCGAATGCAGCGGCTGCGACCATTGGTACATCAGCGCAAAGCGGATTGAAAAGTGCCGTGATCACAGCGGATCAGGGAGCCATTAATTATGGAAAAACAATTCCGGTAACCGGAGGCAGAGAGATCACTTTTGAGGTTTGGGCCAAAGTAGAAGCGACGCCAAATCCCTCAAACGCATCGCAATTTATCCTGCCATGGTGGGCTGGGATAGGAATCGATTTCTATGATGCGCAGGGAGTAAAAATTACGAGTGGTACCACGCAGTTCCAGGTTCACCCATTTGATCCGGCAAAAACGGTTTATACCAAATATTCAGTAACCAAATTAGCACCTGCAAATGCCGTAACGATCGGCATATGGGCATCAAAAGCCGGCCCTAGCGGAAAGCTAATACTGGATGATTTCTGTCTGACGATAGCAGCTCCTCCGGTCGTTGCACAAACGGTTTCACTGGATAGCTTGGTGCGCAAAACAGTGGGCGATGCCGACTTCGATCCGGGCGCAGTAGCATCATCTGGTTTGCCGGTAACGTATGCAAGTTCAGACACTTCTGTGGCCCTTATAGCCAATGGAAAAATCAAAGTTGTTGCGCCCGGAACCACAGTAATCACCGCTTCTCAGAGTGGGAACGAAACGTTTAGTCCTGCGGAGCCATCGAGCCGGACACTGGTCGTTTCTTCCGGTTTGAAAGTGCTTTACATGGATGGCGACAATGGACAGGTGAACAACAATCACATCAAACCATACCTAACCATTGCCAACGAAAGCACCGTTGCAGTTCCGTACAGCGAACTTACTGCCCGCTACTGGGTTACTGCCGAGAATTTTGCGGGCATTAACAAATGGGTGGATTTCGCTGAAATGGGAAACAGCAAGGTTTCTATGAACTATGTGGAACTGACCAAACCGCGCAATGGCGCATTGGGTTATGTTGAAATCGCTTTCAATGTTTCTGCGGGGAATTTGAATCCGTCGGCCAATTCGGGAGCTATCCAAACCAGATTTGCCAACACGAACTGGGCCGATCTTTCGGAAAGCGACGACTACTCTTTCAAAAACGCTTCTGCCTACGTTGCCAACGATCACATCACGCTGTATCGCAACGGCAAACTCTGGTGGGGCGTGGAACCCGACACGGCAACGTCGGTTATGGACTTGAAAGTTTATTCGGAAAACAAAAATACCAATGCGTCGCCAGCCTCGCTGAGCACGTGGATCAAAGTAGAGAACAAAGGCAATGTACCTGTAGACTACGCTGATCTTGCGATACGCTACTGGTTCACATCAGACGGCACTGCCAGTCTGAACCATTGGATAGACTTCGCCGCACTGGGTGCTGCAAACGTGAGCGGCCAGTTCGCTGGCAACCAGCAGAAAGTGAATGCGGACACCTATTTCGAACTGAAAGGTGCGCCTTCGCTCGGAAAATTGTATCCACTAAGCAGCACCGGCAATATTCAGTACAGGATCGCGAAGTCAAATTGGTCAGCATTTGATGAAAGCAACGACTATTCCTTCAAAGCAGCCGCGCCATTTGCTGAAAACAGCAAGATAACGGTTTACTACAAAGGACAGCTCGTGTACGGCGAGGAACCTGCTGCGCAGACTAACGGCCGGTTCGGAATAGTCGAAAATGAAGTGGAACCAGCCAAACTAACCGCCACACTAATGGGAAATCCCGTTAGCAGCGACCAGGCCGAGGTTGTCATCACCGGTGCAAATGCATTGCCTCTCAACGTAACGGTTATCGACGTGAATGGCCGTTCTTTGTTCAGCAAATCAATCCCAAAACCAGCCGACCAAGAGCGTCACACATTGCCGCTCGGCAAAACAGCAGGGCTTTACCTGATCAGGGTAGGTTCTTCACGGGAAGCGGTTGTATTGAAGGTTGTGAGGCGGTAG
- a CDS encoding DinB family protein, whose protein sequence is MRSMMFICIYFIANTFEWIRLIKTLLEIDRANSEATLAALERFSTQQPVTYKTGSGTTFTHSVQEIFFQIITHSTYHRGQIATELRSIGIQPPMTDFIYYKMISGT, encoded by the coding sequence ATGCGTTCAATGATGTTCATTTGTATTTATTTCATAGCCAACACATTCGAATGGATACGTTTAATAAAGACACTGCTTGAAATCGACCGGGCAAATAGCGAAGCGACATTGGCGGCACTCGAACGCTTTAGCACTCAGCAGCCCGTTACTTATAAAACTGGTTCCGGTACCACCTTTACCCACTCCGTTCAGGAAATATTCTTTCAAATCATTACTCATTCCACTTATCATAGAGGACAAATTGCTACTGAACTTCGAAGCATTGGCATTCAGCCTCCGATGACTGATTTTATATACTACAAAATGATATCAGGCACCTAG
- a CDS encoding polysaccharide deacetylase family protein, which yields MKLHILLLLIILQSFAKQVFAQKQIAITIDDLPTVSRIMNTDALRAELTDQLLGHLKQHKVQATGYVIGEKLVKDGKIIPAQYGLLRKWLKAGHSLGNHTFGHLGINNISAAAYEADVLGADTLLRGFLHKEGAELKYFRHPYLHRGNTAEKRDSLEMILAKHKYIQAPVTVDNDEYLFAAAFDKAMGGKNQLLADSISKTYVNYMMDYVHYYESQADSLFHRRIPHILLMHANLLNSKALGQLLSRLEADGYQFVTLQKALEDPCYLTEDQYIDKRGISWIHRWAITIGKKGAFFKGEPTVPKFVSDLMQ from the coding sequence ATGAAATTGCATATACTGCTGCTACTAATTATTCTTCAATCTTTTGCAAAACAAGTCTTCGCTCAAAAGCAAATTGCCATTACCATTGACGACTTGCCAACGGTCAGCAGAATCATGAATACCGATGCCTTGAGAGCGGAATTGACAGATCAGCTGTTAGGCCATTTGAAACAACATAAAGTCCAGGCGACGGGGTATGTCATCGGGGAGAAACTTGTTAAAGACGGAAAAATCATTCCCGCCCAATACGGTTTACTAAGAAAATGGCTGAAAGCCGGCCATTCACTCGGAAACCACACTTTCGGACACTTAGGCATCAACAATATTTCGGCAGCCGCCTATGAAGCGGATGTGCTCGGTGCCGATACACTGCTTCGAGGTTTTCTCCATAAAGAAGGCGCTGAACTCAAATATTTCCGGCACCCTTATCTCCACAGAGGAAATACGGCTGAGAAACGGGATTCGCTGGAAATGATACTGGCCAAACACAAATACATCCAGGCACCCGTGACGGTCGATAACGACGAATACCTTTTTGCCGCTGCCTTTGACAAGGCGATGGGCGGCAAAAACCAGCTCCTGGCCGATTCTATCTCGAAGACATATGTCAACTATATGATGGATTATGTCCATTACTATGAGTCCCAGGCCGACTCGCTGTTCCACCGGCGCATTCCGCACATTCTGCTGATGCATGCTAACCTGCTCAATAGCAAAGCACTTGGCCAGTTGCTTTCCAGACTAGAAGCGGATGGCTATCAGTTTGTCACGCTTCAAAAAGCGCTGGAAGATCCTTGTTATCTCACGGAGGATCAATATATCGACAAGCGAGGCATTTCCTGGATTCACCGCTGGGCTATTACCATCGGTAAGAAAGGGGCATTCTTCAAAGGCGAGCCGACAGTTCCAAAATTCGTCTCTGATCTGATGCAATGA